The Argentina anserina chromosome 5, drPotAnse1.1, whole genome shotgun sequence genome includes the window ATCTTTTGCAAGGTTAGTCTCCAAGGCGAAGGGGGTTGCTCAAGTTGCTAGGAGCAGCGACAATAGTCAAGGcaataaaacaataatcccaatTTTGCAGTAATTTCTAAAAGCATGTTCACTTTAAAtgataaaatattaaataaagAGATGTATAGAGAGAGGCGACCTGATATTCAAGCCTTCAGCGCAAGTCTCCTCATAAGTCCTGACCATGACCTCAGGAGGAGGCTTGTTATCTTTGCGGAAATCCATGAGGATGAACCAGTGGTTGTAATCGCAGTCTTAATGGAGGAGAAAATAATTCAGTGATGTATAACTCGTTTTTCATGAAAGGATAATGGGTGATATAACTCTTTTTTCATGAAATGATTGATAACGGACCTTGATACATTTTATTAGAGGTGTCAACTGTGTCATCACTCTCGTCGTCTCGGGTTTAACTTGGTAGTCCGTAAAAATAAAGATTCTGTTTTACCATCTATATAGAggagaaaagaatttagtGATGTATTTTTTTCATGAAAGTATAATGGGGTCTTAATATAAACATTTGTCACATTATATAGCTAGAGAGATTCACGAGAAATCTAGTAACCTTACTTGCAATTGTTACATTTGTTCTAACTGAAGTGACAACAAGAGTTATTTCACTTGTAAGAGCATCCGCACCGGCGAGCAAATATGCTGGCGtgctcgagcaggaggagggaccagccggaggagctcgagcAGGAGAAGGGGAGGCTCGCACCGGCGAGCAGGAGGAAGCGAGCTGCTCGCCCAGTCAACCCAGCCGTGGTGCTCGTCCGATCGCtcgagcaaattttgctccAGCGTTTGCTCGATCGCCTGGCAGAGCCCACCGCCCGTGGGTGACGTCAGGCAAGGgccaatttttttaatgttagGCGCGTGCGTGCACGCGCCAAAAAAAAATAGCGAGCCAATGAATGGCTGCCACGTGTCAAGCTGATTGGCCAACGGTCCAATTGATCTGGGtcttccattttgaatcagaaattaCGATCCAACGGCCAGAATTAATTGGCAAcggctactatttgatcataacggaaataaacccaaaaaattgtaaaaaaatccccaaaatttcaaaattctcccaaaaaattgcctataaatactacttcaatttgttatgaactcacaccaatttgtgcacaacaaatttcacatcttcctccatctcctctctcttttcgtttagcatttttttccaaaacaatgggcacccattggcttcctttcgaagatttacaaatgtgcatttcttttgtccgtcatagcattgatgaatatgacggtcacaaacaaaagagggacaaattgtgggagacaattcatggcgattatatgcaaaattgggtgctagcaccgggtgagaaacctccgAATGAGCCAAGGACCGAATCgcgctcgcttctcactacaacaagttcaagctactcttgcaaaaatggggCGAATGTTTGGCGGCATCACGACAACGTATAGCTAGCGGCACTTCGCTAATGGACGAAGCAATgtgttatcatatattataatttttatttgattatatgaattaaattatgtaatttatatctaatttgtttaaatatgtagcattgtttacatatttaattattttaatatatctaattttgtttacattatttgttttatttaatttgtttaaatatgtagcattgattacattatttgttttaatatatctaatttgttacattatttgttttatctaatttatttaaattatgtaattaaataaatacctaatataagttttttacatcaggaacgacaagctcaataatgttactataatgccaagaagaaaaagtttacacactttgaatgttgggaagtggttaaagatcatccatctttcgttgcggtgctacctactactctatctccatatgcaagtagttaccacggtactcattccgcaactgaatcatctccaaccatcaatttggatgacgaccaattgaatgagacacctcaaagcaacacggcagctccatcgagtccacctagaccaatgggaaccaaggcggcaaaggaagctaggtgccaaaagaaacagagtaatactcctattgagtaacgggtggaggttttgcataccattgcaagtgaccaaacatcatggcataccaagaggctagcccataatgaaagtgagcttaattattatgcggagtacatagacattcaaaagcgAAAAGAAACAAGggcggaagaagagttacgattgaagaaacaagagaatgacacaaggatcatgacaatggatttggaggctatgaccccaatctcgaaaaggtattttaccaagaggaaactagcaatccttaatgaaggagaagctagtcaagatcaacctaccgatgaaacatattcggattgttatcacccaaatcgcgtgctttttccatagtagttatagtattgtactaaGAATAAATATGGGCTTGCctcgtcattttatgtaatttaaatttttcgagaaataaaatgcaatttatttattaagttgaaattgaaatacacattaaattaaaacacatactgaaattaaacacaagcttaataattaaacacaaacatcatgaaaacacacaataaaacatatttaaagtatttcaccggtttccactctccaaatgtgtttcaccaagtctttatggagctctcgatggatgtaagcggattcgagatcggcaacacgatcgtgaaaccgttgtatattagctccatctctacttattggctcaaaaagaactcgattcccttgtgcattcaccagcccatcataaacccggaaagccctcgatgggttttgcaagtcttcttcttcttcctcatcatcatcctcatcatccacatactcttcctcaacaatcatgttatgcaatataatgcaagctaacatgatggtagtcattaccgatttgtggtgcaatgtcaactatgacgtataattgcccatcaagattgcaagatgccaaatgccctctccacatctttccggtatgcctcttgtttctttgcgaagtgcttatcttgcggcgtctggggattggaaattgttttgacaaatgtagagtaccttggatatattCCGTCAGCCAGATAATAAGCTGTGGTGTACCTCTGCCCGTGGACTTCGTAGACGACACTTGGGCCTATTCCGGCAAGGATCTCTGAGAACACATTCGATAGGTGGagcacattaatgtcatttttagctccagGACAGCCAAAAAAACTGTGCCATATCCACGTATCATACGAGGCCACTGCCTCTAGGATAACCGTTGGGCGACCCTTTCGGCCCGAGTATGCCTCTTGATAGGCGGTTGGGcagttcttccactcccaaTGCATGCAGTCGATGCTTCCAATCATACATAGAAAACCTCGGCGTTCTGCTTTAGCTAGTAGTCGCGTGAGGTCTACCGGTGTTGGACTGCGGaggtatcttggaccatagagatgaacaacttggctgcaaaactccttcatacatttcagggtagtcgattcccccatccttgtaatttcagtacactgatctgcggctgacccgtacgctagcattcgtagagccccggtcatcttttgttggggaacttgccctagcaaaccagtggcgtcttctctttgatgccaagacatgtcgtggttgcagaggtccgtcatgataatgttgaatcggtcTCTGCTCATCCTGTACCTCCGACGAATGTCTTGAGCGTCGAAAATTGGACgttcgatgaagtaatcttccatgagattgtgTCCCCTAAATAGCCTTTGACGTGGCTTATTCGGTTTTTTACCGCGACGTGAACCGCTTGGTCGtgttgattcatcatcgtgttgtgcttccgccatgaccacctgattcacgaatgattgctccatatcgtcatcctcttcttgttaacgttgtctccgcctgaaaaaattatggaagctgaaaggattcatcagagtgatgaacaaggaaatgttgctaagtgtttagattgaaggatgagttataatgagtgatattagacgtttttatagcaaattgatcgaaaatcttatcagaaatttggtccaattattttgctgacagtgacacgtgtcaattctctactagtcgaaaatcttatcggaaatctgctccaattattttagcgacaatgacacgtggcagtgacacctgtcaattatctattagtcgaaaatcttatcggaaattttgaataatatcgagtcgataatgacacgtggcacattattattggttgtaaatatatctggtaaaaaaaattaattatttcacaacaagacaaaattgaattgctcaagcaaattgtaaatgagtgtgtgaaaaaatcgatttgcttgagcaaaatatgaaatcgatttgcttgaagcaaaatttgcttcttGCCCTACCATTTGCTTAAGCAAATACAATTTATGGGTGCGGATGCTCTAAAATGCATCTTATCAGACATGAAATTCGTCATATGCAAAAACATCACCCTTACCcgtaattttatttataaaaaaatattacataAGGAAATGGCGTTGACTAGGCCAAACAAGACAATAAACAAGGCATACCCACAACTTGGTGAAAACTAAACAAAAGCATCAAagcaaatgaattataactgACCATCTattatcaaaaaagaaaacaaacaagaatttCATAAGATGGAGCAATTCAAAAGCTAAGAAAATCTATAATATATCACTTAATTAGCAAAAATCATGAATATATTAAAACCTGTGAGGAAGCTTGAAAGCTTTAGTCACCAAATAGCACCATCATTTGAAGCACCATAATTTTCCGAGTTGTCCGTTAAAGAATGAacttgtctatatatatacgtgaGAGATTTGAAATTAATAGAATGATCACGACTGTTGTTCCTTTTTAGTCGCCACATCATCAAACATGGTGAGAAGAAATCACGAATTACCAAGGTCAAATCTATCTAGAGCCTCACTTAGTGCTAACTAAGACTTCAGCTTCAATGGCAATAGTGACCTCAAGTATATTAGCAAATGCCTCTTTGAACAAACCATTTGAATCTTTGATTCCCTCAACCTTTTGCAAGCTAGTCCTCGTAAATGCAATCTAAAAACACAACTCATGTCTTGTGTAATATGACAAGTCAAACTCACGAAATCTTACTTATAAGGGTTTAGAGtgcgttatatatatattaatggtagtctatttctttttatactcgaattaaaaatttaatatgATGACTCTCCTCCGAACTTAACGCCCGAGGACGCGCGCCGATGCCACGTGGCCCCAAACCACCGACAGGCGCGAAATCACCAAAAAGCGCGTGGCAGAATCGTAAATCGACGCGCTTTAGGAGGGCGGGGGCTTTGTTTCCGTGCCCTAATCGCCTGCGAGCGAGATCTGCCCCTCTTATCCTGAACGACCAATGAACAACGCCCTCGTCCGATAAATCCATATATCAACCATGTCCCTCCTGCTGGTTCTCCTGCACCTCCGATCGTCAATCGGTTCAGATACGTCGTGTTACGCCGTCTGACTCGTTCCTCCGGTAACCCGATTCAACTCAGTACAACCCGGTGAGTCCGATCTCCTCCAGATCTGTTAGTTTTCGCTCGATTTTGTTGGCATCTGTATTGATTTCCGGCTTGTTGCGGCTTACGCAGGTCAGGTATGGAACCGATGGATATCGTCGGTAAGTCAAAAGAAGACGCTTCGCTTCCGAAAGGTATAGATTTGACTTTGTGGTAAATTTTCAATGTTAGGTTAATCGATTTTGTGGCTTCTGGATTGGATGTGGTCCGTGAGAAGATGAATCGGTTTTCAGTTATTTCATGGTTTTTCGCTGATTTGATATGACGGAACGATTCACTGTATAGGTCATCCTacagatttatttatttattttcttgaatAATTAATGCGTGAGTTGGTGTTTTTGTTGAAATTAAGAGTGGATTAGCTTGTAAATAGAATGAACAGATTGAACAGAAGCCTAGCATTTTGCTCATAGAGATGTTTAAGTAGATCTACATGGTTTGGAGTAATTTTTTTACTGTAtgtattttatatttactgtatTGTGGATTGAAACAAGTGCTTAATCAATTATTTCTGAGGTTTCAAACACAATCTGTAGCATGCTTGGAACTTTTACTGGTTTTGTATATGTGCTGCAACTTCGTAGTTCTTATATTGAAGTTGATTACTGAGTGATGTATTGTTTCTTCTCAGCAACCATGACCAAGATCATTAAGGAGATGTTGCCTCCAGATGTACGCGTCGCAAGAGACGCTCAAGATCTTCTCATCGAGTGTTGTGTAGGTGGGGATAAATGGATGAGTGGTTTGGTTAACGTTTTCTTTTGACATAGCATTCTTGAACACTTTGCTCTTTGTTTTTGTACTGTATTGATGAAATATGTGATGATGTTTGGTGTGTTTAAATTTTAAACTGATTTAGTACTTCTTTTGTGCCCTTGCAGAGTTTATAAATCTCATCTCATCAGAGTCTAATGAAGTTTGTAGCAGAGAGGAGAAAAGAACAATAGCTCCTGAGCATGTGCTCAAGGCTTTGCAGGTTCTTGACCAACTCTGGCCATATGTTTCAATGTCTTGATAGTTGATACTAGTTTTTGTTCTTTGTGTTGTCCTGTGTGTTTCGCTAATCGGTCTAGTCCATAAAGAACCTGGGTTCAGTTTAATGATAATTGATGTTCCTGTAATCTATGCGTCTGCATCTTTTACTTGCATCATTTTTGTGAGatatagttcattcttttgtAATTCTGAAACTGGGTGGTTAGTAAGTTCCGTCATATATCCTTGAAAAGTTTAAAGGTAGCTTAAAGTGATCCTTAGTTAATATTTGGTAAAAGATGGTTAATCATTTCATTGGGATATGAATCAACAACATATATAGATCTTTTGGGACATCACTGACATGGCATATAGATGAAATGTGTAGAGACTACTGCCGCAGTATTGGTAATGTGATTCAGATAGACATCTTGCAATCAGTTGGCAACAGTTTCCTTGTACTGACTACATAATTAATCTGGTTGCACTTTGACACTTATTTTCTTCCTCAGGTTCTTGGGTTCAGTGAGTACATTGAAGAAGTTTATGCAGCATATGAACAACACAAGATTGAGACTGTGGTAAGTTTCCGTTATGTTATGCTTTATGTAGTTTGTACTAGTATTACAAGGTTGTGATTGCTGTGAAGTTGCAGCATAGACAGTGTACTGATGAGAATTGAATCGTGTCCAGCATGATGTAGCCAAGAGTGTCAAATGGGGCAATGGAGCAGAGATGACTGAGGAACAAGCCTTGGCCGAGCAGCAGAGGATGTTTGCTGAGGCACGTGCCAGAATGAATGGAGGTGCAACTGCGCCCAAGCAACCAGACCCAGACCAAACTTTAGAGAGCTAACTCGTTAGGATATCCTTCATTTTCCTTCAACCGTAGGCAGGCTCATCGATTGAGCTTCTCTCTAAAAGTTATGTACAAATTC containing:
- the LOC126794769 gene encoding protein Dr1 homolog codes for the protein MEPMDIVGKSKEDASLPKATMTKIIKEMLPPDVRVARDAQDLLIECCVEFINLISSESNEVCSREEKRTIAPEHVLKALQVLGFSEYIEEVYAAYEQHKIETVHDVAKSVKWGNGAEMTEEQALAEQQRMFAEARARMNGGATAPKQPDPDQTLES